Proteins encoded by one window of Desulfurococcus sp.:
- a CDS encoding cytidine deaminase gives MKIDEKMLIEKAREVLGNSYAPYSNIHVAAAVLTSKGNVYTGVNVENSSYGLTICAERSAIAAMVSAGERKPVAVAVVTDMEEPIPPCGACRQVISEFNADALIIMHSVKSGKTIVMSLRELFPSPFKLSASSKESIENIT, from the coding sequence ATGAAGATAGATGAGAAAATGCTCATAGAGAAAGCTAGAGAAGTCCTCGGGAATAGTTATGCCCCATACAGCAATATCCATGTGGCCGCAGCAGTACTAACAAGCAAGGGGAACGTGTATACAGGAGTGAACGTCGAGAACTCTAGCTATGGTTTAACAATATGTGCTGAACGCTCCGCTATAGCCGCAATGGTGTCAGCCGGCGAGAGAAAGCCTGTAGCTGTAGCCGTGGTAACAGATATGGAGGAGCCGATACCCCCCTGCGGGGCGTGCAGGCAAGTGATATCAGAATTTAATGCGGATGCATTAATCATAATGCACAGCGTGAAATCCGGGAAAACTATTGTAATGAGCCTTAGAGAGCTATTCCCATCACCCTTTAAGCTCTCAGCATCTTCCAAGGAGAGCATCGAGAATATCACTTAA